A single region of the Raphanus sativus cultivar WK10039 chromosome 1, ASM80110v3, whole genome shotgun sequence genome encodes:
- the LOC108861043 gene encoding general transcription and DNA repair factor IIH subunit TFB5, with translation MVNAIKGVFITCDIPMAQFIVNMNNSMPSSQKFIIHVLDSTHLFVQPHVEQMIRSAVAEFRDQNSYEKPT, from the exons ATGGTTAATGCCATCAAAGGAGTGTTCATCACCTG cGATATTCCGATGGCACAGTTCATAGTGAACATGAACAATTCGATGCCATCGTCTCAGAAGTTCATTATTCACGTACTTGATAGTACTCACCTGTTTGTGCAGCCTCATGTTGAGCAGATGATCCGCAGCGCTGTTGCTGAGTTTCGTGATCAAAACTCTTACGAGAAGCCTACTTAA